The Arachis hypogaea cultivar Tifrunner chromosome 14, arahy.Tifrunner.gnm2.J5K5, whole genome shotgun sequence genome has a segment encoding these proteins:
- the LOC112740506 gene encoding protein SLE1 — translation MTTRQEKREELDERAKEDETVVPDGTGGKNLEAQEHLAEGRSRGGQTRKEQLGSEGYHEMGTKGGQTKKEQIETAGYHEMERKGGLSTMDKSGGEHAAEEGIDINESKFTNEEK, via the exons ATGACAACTCGGCAAGAAAAGCGTGAAGAGCTTGATGAGAGGGCAAAGGAAGATGAAACCGTGGTTCCTGATGGTACTGGTGGCAAGAATCTAGAAGCTCAAGAGCACCTTGCTGAAG GAAGGAGCAGAGGAGGCCAAACTAGAAAGGAGCAGCTGGGATCAGAAGGATATCATGAGATGGGTACAAAAGGAGGACAGACTAAGAAGGAACAGATAGAGACTGCGGGTTACCACGAAATGGAACGTAAAGGAGGCCTCTCTACCATGGATAAGTCCGGCGGAGAGCATGCTGCTGAGGAAGGCATCGATATTAATGAATCCAAGTTTACCAACGAAGAAAAATAG